Sequence from the Gloeocapsopsis dulcis genome:
ACTGTTCGGCTAAATAACGCTCGTGTTCGGATTGTAAATCCAAACCCCACTTGACAGGATACTCAAACTGTGCATTAGATTTCTCTAAAAGGGTGATCGCTTCTGTATAAGTAATTCGCTCAAACTGATTATGAATAATATTTTCAGCCGTTGCAATTACTGAGTTATCAATCCGCTGATTGAAAAACTCCATATCTTCGGGGCAAGTCTCTAAAACATACTTGAAGATATGCTTGAGAAATGCTTCAGCTAAATCCATGTTTCCCTGAAGATCGCAAAATGCCATTTCAGGTTCAATCATCCAAAATTCGGCTAAATGGCGCGATGTATTAGAATTTTCGGCGCGGAAAGTGGGACCAAATGTGTAAACATTACTAAATGCCATTGCCATGACTTCGGCTTCGAGTTGTCCACTTACAGTGAGATACGCCTTGCCACCGAAAAAATCTTGACTAAAATCAACATCTTGGGTTTCTGTACGCGGAACATCTTTGAGATCAAAGCCTGTGACGGTAAACAGTTCTCCGGCACCTTCACAATCGTTGCGTGTGATAATTGGCGTATGTACCCATAAAAAGCCACGTTCTTGAAAAAACTGATGCACGGCGGTTGCACAAGCATTACGCACGCGAAAAACAGCACCTAAAGAATTGGTACGCGATCGCAAATGCCCAATTGTGCGTAAAAATTCAAACGAATGACGTTTCTTTTGCAGTGGGTATACTTCGGGATCAGCTTCCCCGTAGACTTTCACGCTTTGTGCTTGTAGTTCTATCCGCTGCCCTTTACCTTGCGAAGCGACAAGTTTTCCGGTAACTTCGACAGAAGCTCCGGTATTGGCTTGCTTCAACACTGACTCATATTCTGGAAAATCAGCATTAAGTACGACTTGCAGGCTAGCTAAAGCAGAGCCATCGTTAACTTCAATAAAAGCAAATCTTTTGAGATCGCGTTTTGTCCGTACCCAACCTTGAATCAATACAGACTCATCCGGTTGACCGTGCCGCAAAATATCTATAATCCGTTTGTGCATGAATAAAGGTAATCCTTGTGCAGCAACAATGGCAAATGTAAAGATTATTATATTTCCTGGACACTGACAGGCACGCAGCCTACGTCACTATCCTACACAGGATCGTAACATCCACCCGATCAGTATTCCTAAACCACCAAAGCGCACAGCTTGCCAAAATGGTTCTTTCAGACTTCCCCAAGAAAACAACTGACTTTCTAAATTTACTTCGATTTCTTCGAGTTCGGCTTTAACGCGTTTTAACTCAGTTTGGAACTCTGCGTTTTTCGTTTTACTGAGTTCTTTTTGGCGTTGCTGAAGTGTTGCTTGACGCTGTAAGTCATTTTGCACTTGGGTATACCGTTGCTTTAACGCAACCAGCGATCGCTCTACGTCTGTAAGCGATCGCTCAATCTCACTTGATAATGGTTCTTGGGGCGACTGCGCCATCTTGGATTTGGGATGAAGGATACAGGATTTGAATTATTGAAGGTTTGTGTAACTTATATAGCAAACATTAAATTAACTGGTATGCACCCCACAATTATAGGTAAGAATAAATAAAAATACTGTTTAATGACTATGCTGCAAGCTGACCAGAATAACAAAACTTCTGATCTCCAAGACTTTAGTACTTTAGAATTAGCTCAAGTGCTAATGGAAAGACTCGCGATATCTCCCCAAGACTGGCATCGATTAAAGTCTAACCGCAAAGTACGTGCGAGTGAGCAAGCGGCGGCAGCAATTATATTTCTGCTGAAAGATCAACCTGAAGAAGCTTTACAACGGCTACACCAAGCATCCGGTTGGCTAGATCGCTCAATTACAGCACCACCTTGCCCTACGCATGGACATAATAGGGAGTAGGAGCGAGGAGTGAGAGGCTAGTGCAATAGTGGTACGCGAAAGCGATTATTGAAGTGTTTGCCAAGTCTTAATTCTGTGCCGCTAGCGTTCCAATGAACTCGATCAAAAATATTGTGTAAAATGCACAGCCCCCGACCATTTTCTGATTCTTCTGGGGGCAAGTAATCGTGGGGGTTGCCATGATGTTCGCAGGGAGGAGCGAAGCCGCAACCTTCATCCGAAATTAACCACCAATAGTGGTCATCTTCTATTTTAAATTTAACTATGACTAGTTTGCTGGGATCAAGATTATTTCCATGCTTTGCTGCATTGACTAATGCTTCTTGTAGCCCCAAACGCAGCTCAGCTTGCCATCTACAGGGCACTTCTGCTAAAAGTAAGTCCAAGATGGGACAAAGATAAAGAGTCGAGGCAAAGCTAATTGTACCCCGGGGACGTCCTACTGGACGAGGTGAAATAGTAATCACAGATCAAAAACCTCGTAGCTTCTAGCTAGTAAATATCAGCAGAAAGTCAGCTGATACTGGTTGCCTAAATCCAATTCACTTTGAGCAAAAAAATTGATATCAAGAAAATTGGAACATTTCAGTGAAACGCAGTTTGTGATCTGATACTGTAATCTATTGTGATAAATATGATTGTGCAGTCATTTAGTTGTATCAAGCTTTCAGCCTTCAAAAGCATAGATTCCTCGTCGTTTTCTGCCAATCTCCAAACGCAGAAGCCAAACCTAAGTCGGCTTGCCTGCTGTTATTCCTGTAACCCGTTTTTCTAGCTAA
This genomic interval carries:
- the asnS gene encoding asparagine--tRNA ligase, translated to MHKRIIDILRHGQPDESVLIQGWVRTKRDLKRFAFIEVNDGSALASLQVVLNADFPEYESVLKQANTGASVEVTGKLVASQGKGQRIELQAQSVKVYGEADPEVYPLQKKRHSFEFLRTIGHLRSRTNSLGAVFRVRNACATAVHQFFQERGFLWVHTPIITRNDCEGAGELFTVTGFDLKDVPRTETQDVDFSQDFFGGKAYLTVSGQLEAEVMAMAFSNVYTFGPTFRAENSNTSRHLAEFWMIEPEMAFCDLQGNMDLAEAFLKHIFKYVLETCPEDMEFFNQRIDNSVIATAENIIHNQFERITYTEAITLLEKSNAQFEYPVKWGLDLQSEHERYLAEQLFKKPVIVSDYPVEIKAFYMRLNDDEKTVAAMDILAPKIGEIVGGSQREERLDVLERRIKAQGMNPADLWWYLDLRRYGTVPHAGFGLGFERLVQFMTGMGNIRDVIPFPRSPLSAEF
- a CDS encoding DUF2203 domain-containing protein, with translation MAQSPQEPLSSEIERSLTDVERSLVALKQRYTQVQNDLQRQATLQQRQKELSKTKNAEFQTELKRVKAELEEIEVNLESQLFSWGSLKEPFWQAVRFGGLGILIGWMLRSCVG
- a CDS encoding DUF6439 family protein, yielding MLQADQNNKTSDLQDFSTLELAQVLMERLAISPQDWHRLKSNRKVRASEQAAAAIIFLLKDQPEEALQRLHQASGWLDRSITAPPCPTHGHNRE
- a CDS encoding ATP-binding protein; amino-acid sequence: MSFASTLYLCPILDLLLAEVPCRWQAELRLGLQEALVNAAKHGNNLDPSKLVIVKFKIEDDHYWWLISDEGCGFAPPCEHHGNPHDYLPPEESENGRGLCILHNIFDRVHWNASGTELRLGKHFNNRFRVPLLH